AGtattggaccacggtggtccatccgggagtcatcaccaacaagaaaatatccatcatgaaacgtcaagacagtacgacttgtaagtaaagtgatatagttatatctaaagtatttatctagttgggtaacttatcattttgttctttttgtgcagtgaaaacgagcttctcgaagctcctgacctcacacagtttcccatagacgacgtatttactcgtgatttggcagatgcgcagagtcaggaaaatgatagtgattatgacaacaatgcggatgagtctggggatgacacacccttccatgatgagggtgatgatgaggaggaagtgaatgttgaacctgagctgacgagggagcatgttcctccacctcccgctagaccaagagtgtatgagtctcacgtgccatttcatgagcggaatattccctacgttgataatttgccaagcatgccgaacgtggatgccctcacaagggatgatgatgaatttcggtcagcgatgtgggatgagtctagaccagctgttctgacaaagggcatgtatttccccgataaaACTCGCCTAATTAGtgctgtaaaaatctacagtataagagagtgccgtgagatgacggtaagtgaGTCAACTACGGAGAAATACAAGGTTGTATGTCGTatagactttatgggttgtcactggatgttgcgtgccaccaagaagaaattaggtttgtggaaagtgggtaaatttattagcgagcacagatgtgaaatggacacatacaatgagaatcacttcaacttggatgtggacttgatttctcttgtcttgattccatatttggaagtgtccattaggttcaagattaaagagtgtattacagccgtccaccaggagtatggttgtactataaccaaaagaaaggcatatctcggtcgcaaacgtgcctttgaacttatttatggcgactgggataagtctttttcaaatctgcccaggtacatggccgcactgcaacactttaaccccgggactgttgttgaatggaggcgtgagcggagtccggacagacccgaatatattttcaactatgtgttctggtcatttaaaccagcaattgatggttttgtgcattgtcgtcctgttatttccatagacggtactcatgtctatggaaagtatgatattaagcttttgattgcagttgcagtagatgccaacgggcaaatatttccactagattttgccatatgtgccaacgaaagcgaagagacgtggacgctttttttgaaccacttgaagcagcacgttgtcaaacagcgttcaagtatttgtctaatatctgatcgacatggtggtattttaagttctgtacgccacttgcctgaatggcaggaaccatatgcataccaccgttactgtgtgcgtcacctaaaggccaatttccagaagaaatatcctaacaaggccttgcatgacttaatgtggatggctgcaactgagcaccaacagtgcaaattcacgaggcgcatggaagcgatccggtagttagaaccacgagcctatacttggttgatggggcatgagcttcacatgtAGATATTGCATACTGATGGCAGCAGACGATGGGGAACCCTCACTACAAACGTGTCGaagtcattcaacggcttgttgaagtctgcccgtggactgccatggtccgcatgacattcaaacaaagtgcggagaggtttgttgaaaggcatgcagctgcatcagcattgatggataggggtgttcaatttatgccaatacccatgagaagatttgaaaggtccaggaggcgagcacagtgGCATTCATTTCTTTAGTACGATCATGAacggggtgtttttgaagttaagaccgctatccacagacaccgtgggaataatctacaaacggtgaatgaaaatagaaggttatgttcatgtgggaaatggaccatctaccacatgccgtgcgcacatgcgttgatgtgctttcaacaagttggatatggggcaacaaactatattgataggcaatacagtgttgtTGCATACGTAGACATGTATAGTGGGAAGTTGCAGCCATTAGGTGCtaagcattattggccgccggaaccttttaagatggtatgtaacaaggactatttgcacaagctgcaagtgcaaaagagaacgcgtatacggaaccaaatggatgttggtgacaccgtttatgcgcgtaaatgtggcatatgctcgcaaacaggacacgaccatcgtaaatgtccttcaggtggtgtgtgtggcggtggtaatccggctcctaatgcaagttcgtcgaatgtacccaactatcaaggatacccctagtcttttgttttggtattgttttttgtaatacgtgtttgtacttgtgtatgttgcaatatatatcaaataaaattatgttccacaatctggaatgagtgaagaaaaagctgtttaattgtaggaaaatgtaatatgtaaagcgtggtttgatagtttcatataacaacacaagcacttaaacttaacttctacttcaattaaaataaaatttagtacacaTACATGTCATACAtgccacttcaattaaaataaaacattactacagcacaaacacaaacataacaggccaacataataaaaatatatgaaatataaaaaatacactaaatacatacatgccaatgtttagtcccggttgccatttattctccgctccgaccacttaaatcgttcttccatttgttcttttcttcttctacctctttcagttttgccttcacctccgcaagttctcgtttatatttttttttacgtttcttttgtgcttcacaattccattgtgcttttcatttttcttctcccacctccttcagtttcgccctcatttctgcaataattctatcgctttctctttgtgtttcccgttggcataaacacatattatgaagaaactgcagttgttctctgtagccttcctgataacatggttcatcaacccattcctcaaaatcacaaataggttcttCGGGAACCTTGTATAACTGGTTCATACAGCACTAGTAGCGGtgtccaacttcaccaccgtcccaacaattttgcatcgagcattcttttccacagttgcactttggtggacgaagagtTTGAGccatttaatgaaatatttgcttttagtaaaaaaaaaaccttacttttaatgaaatatttgcttttactaatttttaagcacacaaaataactacaatgaggTCATTATTTGTAGGCGAGACAAAATACATAAAGTgtggtatagtactgcgttttatggagttgtcttgtcgttctgaaaaagatgaaaaccatatGAAAAAAGTTGCTTTATTGtagaaaaatttaatatataaagcgaggtatagtactacgttttatggagttgtcttgtcgttctgaaaaagataaaaaccatgtgaaaaagctgctttattgcagaaaaatttaatagataaagcgtggtatagtactgcgttttatggttttagttatcctttgtgcagtgatggttttagttctactgtttgtttttgtgttacgtttgcaatgtttgtgtttcttgtgtattttttaagtaaaattgttgttcaaacgcaattaaaataaaaatgttgttaaaagataattgttaccattatttacataatgcacTATGTACACAAAGTAAAAACATAAGTATTCAGTGAGTCCCGCAGCCTGTGTGCTTTAGTGCTGCTGCCGGCCTAAGTTGCATCCCCTGCCGCCCGGGTACACTATTTGGATCATCGTCATCAAGccgcctctttatgtgaggatgtgcaGCAGCATCGACACCACAGCTAGCAGGATCAGAAGAATATGTCGTCGGGCCGTCAacaacctacaaaacaagtagtaatcttagcaTGTGAAAATGTATATTTGTATTGTATGTGTTGAGTCAAAAAACATTTTCTCACCGTGGTCTCGTCGGCCTCCTGAGTATATACATCCGTGGTGTCCTCATCAAAGCATGTAGTGGCCTCAAAGATGGGCTGGGACAAAACCTAcataagaaagttaaaaattaattaatgtcagctcattaaggaaaagaaaacaaattgaaattttaaagtaatacaaacatacctgtgcctgtggtagatccgcatcaaccgccggggatgaggcataactTAACCTGCGCCCGCCATCCACGTCCCGGGTGGGACGATCCTCAGCTGCGGTAGATGGGCATGCAAAGTACTGGTCTACATCCCCGTCGATTGTACCCGTGATCGACAATGCTCCAGACGGGGTAacctgcgatgctggcagagaTAGCTGAAGGTTGTACGAAggcatgctgctggaaggctcatCTACCCGAGGTATATAACCCGGCTGATTATCTCCAAGCGCCTCAACTCCAAAGTCCTCATCATGTCCCTCAACAGGTGGGTCGATAGGTGCCTCAAcgccccttgctggggaccacctcctcgccaTCCTCCGCGACCCCGTGGGGCACCCTTGCCTCGTGGGGCACCCCTCCCTCGTGCCCTACCTCTGCCTCGTGGGACACCCCTACCCCGATGGTAGTCCTCTGGCACCGCATATTGAGCCTCGTGGTCCAACTTCGTGGCATCTCTCGCCTGAAACAGGTTCCGACGAGCCAACTGTGCCACCCGCCGGCCATAGTCAACGACTGCAGGGATGTCAATATGTTgctgcatctcctgtcccaactggtagaggtgatgatgcccaatagcctgtgaaacatttaaaatattaattaaataatgcTATATCACAATTATACGATATTAATAAGCCAAAAAACATACTAGTGCCTCATGGCTCCCAGCGTATGGTCTGTAGCGctcgccaagtacatgaatggggttcccgataaTCAGTCGGGTGTGACGGCGGTATCATGACGCATACAGATGAATAGTGGCCTCCTGGGTAAAGTTAGGTGCTTGCGGAATACGGTCAGCTGGCTCCTCCCAAATATGGACCTGCTGCTCTagccatcccatatatatatcgtCCAGCCTGGCACGGTCATCCCGCTGATAGTGTGTAGCCACCCATCCAGGCTCCCCCGGTATAGGCTGGGACGGTGAAACTGGCGAAGCACACTCTCTGtggcatgatactcaaccatatCGAAGAAGATCATCGGGACGGAGGTGCTCCAAAGCAGTCGATCGACTGAGCAATAAACGGGCAACTGAGTTAGCAACTTGTCGCTGTATGGCATCCAGATGAActaccaaataataacataaaagtgagtatgcacaacacaactcaatttaaaacaagtaagtgtaggtacatatttacctgtctgtccaccagcatatctagcacatccctgacaagggggagattatgatgagcatcggtccctcggtagttcccacgccGGAGAATCTACCTAGAAGCTAAAGGGAGAAACGGATAAGCCTCACCGGGCGCaagtggtggtagaggtggctgcaacaaCATGATCCGTTGCCgggcccaaacctaagataa
This sequence is a window from Nicotiana sylvestris chromosome 3, ASM39365v2, whole genome shotgun sequence. Protein-coding genes within it:
- the LOC104226865 gene encoding uncharacterized protein, yielding MARRWSPARGVEAPIDPPVEGHDEDFGVEALGDNQPGYIPRVDEPSSSMPSYNLQLSLPASQVTPSGALSITGTIDGDVDQYFACPSTAAEDRPTRDVDGGRRLSYASSPAVDADLPQAQVLSQPIFEATTCFDEDTTDVYTQEADETTVVDGPTTYSSDPASCGVDAAAHPHIKRRLDDDDPNSVPGRQGMQLRPAAALKHTGCGTH